The Mycolicibacterium brumae DNA window CAGCGCCCACCGAGCAGCCGGACCCGGCCGTCCACCCGGGTCATGATGGTCGGGTCGATGACATCGTCAGCCAACGTTCTTCGCCTTCCGCACGCCGCGTTTGAACACCGTCACGTCGGCGCGGACCACCGCCTGGCAGGCCAGCCGGACGTGGTCGCCCCGGCCGCCCGGACCGCCGGTGAGATCGCGCAGCAGCTGTTCCTCGTCAGGTTCGGCCGGGTCCAGGTGCTCCGGTGACTGCAGCACTTCGAGGTGGCAGACCTGGCAGAGGCCCTCGCCGCCGCAGATCGTCGGCCACCGGTATCCGGCCGCCAGCGCGGCGGCCATCACGGTCTGTCCGACCTGAGCCGAAAAGCTCACCCCGGCCGGTTGCACGGTCACCACCGGGTCCTCACCCGCGTCGCAGTTCACGCCAGGGCCGTCCACGTTGCGGGTCGGGTTCGCGTTCCAAGCCCAGCACCCGCTCGCCGATGATGTTGCGCTGGATCTCCGAGGCCCCGCCGGCGATGGTGAGCCGCCGGCTGTCCAGCAGCGCGTGCGCGGCGGCGCCGGGCTGCTCACCCTCCCAATAGGCGCCGGCCGGGCCGGCCAGTTCGTAGCCGAGTTCGGCGATGCGCTGGGACATTTCGGAGAGCAGCAGTTTGGTGACGGACCCTTCTGCCGCGCTGCGCTGGTTGGTCAGCGCCAGGGCGCGTTCGGTGGCGATCAGCCCGGCGATCCGGTCGCGGGTCACCGGGTCGCGCCAGGCCCCGCAGGCGCGCGCGGCGGCCAGCACCGGGCGCAACGGCACGCCGCTGGCCTCGCTGGTCTCACTGAGCCCGGATCGTTCGGCGTTCAGCGTGCTCAGCGCGACCTTCCAGCCGCCGTTGACCGGGCCCAGCACGCTGTCCTCGGGAAGCCACAGATCCTCGAAGAACACCTCGCAGAAGTGTTCGTCGCCGGTGAGTTGGCGCAGCGGACGGATGCTGACCCCCGGCGCGGACATGTCGACGAGGAAGCAGGTGATGCCGGCGTTCTTGGGCAGGTCCGGGTCGGTTCGGGCCAGCAGCATGCCGTAGCGCGAGATGGTGGCGAATGAGCTCCACACCTTCTGCCCGGTGATCCGCCAGCCGCCGCCTTCGTCCGGGGTCGCGCGGGTGGCCAGGGCTGCCAGGTCCGATCCGGCGCCGGGTTCGGAGAAGAGTTGGCACCACATGTCCTCGCCGGCGGCGATGCCGGGCAGGTAGCGCTGCTGCTGCTCGGTGGTGCCCCAGGCCGCGATCGCCGGGGCGATCAGGGTGATCGGCACGAAGAAGTGGCTGGGCAGATCGGTCTCAGCCATGGTGGGTGTCCCGTCGGTCGACCAGATCGGCGAGCCGGCTCCGGTAGCCGCCCGCCGAACCGGTGAGGGAGACGACGGCGTTGGCGCGGCGCAGGTAGCGGTGCGCCCAGTGTTCCCAGGTGATCGCGATGCCGCCGTGCAGTTGGATCGCGGCGCGGGTGGCGGTCAGCGCGGTGTCCCGGGACAGCGCCCCGGCGATCGCGAGGTCGATCGCGGTCTGTTCGTCGGCGGGCGCGGCGGTGAGTCCCCAGGCCGCGCCGTACACCGCGGAGCGCGCCAGTTCGACCGCGCCGTAGAGGTCCGCCAGCCGGTGCTTGACGGCTTGGAAGCTTCCGATGGTGCGGCCGAACTGCACACGCTGGCGCACGTATTCGACGGTGCCGTCCAGCACCCGTTGCGCGACGCCGAGCAGTTCCGCGGCGATCGCGAGTTCGACCAGCGGACAGATCCCGGCCAGCAGGGAGTCGGCCGCCGGTCCGCGCAGCGCGGCGATGGCCGACGCTCCGCCGGCGCGCACCCGGCCCAGCGGCCGGGTCGGGTCCAGGCCGTTCAGCGCGGTGATCCGCACACCGTCGTCGGCGCTGTCGAGCAAGGCCACCGATCCGGGACCGGTCAGCAGGATCAGGCAGCCGCCCTCGGCGTTCCAGACCGGCTCTGCGCCAACGACGTTGGCGGCCACACCGAGAGCGCCGTCGCGGGCCGGCGCCAGCCGTTCCGTGACGCCGAGCGCGTCGGCGCAGCCGCTGGCCAGCAGGGCGGGAACGATCGGTCCGCCGAACAGCGCGGCGCCGGCTTCTTCGGCGAGGATCGCCACATCGATCGGGGTGGCGTCGGCGCGGTCGAACAGGATGGCGTCGGCGCCGACGTCGCTCAGTAGTCCGGCCCAGCTGGGGTCGTCGGCGAAGTAGTCACGCAGCACCTCGCGCAGCGCCCGATGCTCCTCGGTGAAGGTGAACATCGGCGCGGCCGCGGTCGCGGCGCCCATCATGAGCGGGCCGCCGCGCGTTCGAGGTGTTCGCGGCGCAGCCGACGTTTGTCGAGTTTTCCCATCGCGGTTCGGATCTCGCCTTCTGTGAACTCGATGATGTTCGGACACTTGTAGTGCGCCAATCGATCCCGGGTCCAGGCCACCAGTTCGTCGGCGGAGACCTGGGTGTCGGCCGCCGGTTGCACCAGCGCGCACAGTTGCTCGCCGAGGTCGTCGTGCGGGACGCCGATCACGGCGACGTCGGCGACGCCGGGGTGGGTGCGCAGCACCGCCTCGGATTCGGCGGGGTACACGTTCACCCCGCCGCTGACCACCAGGTCTGAGGCCCGGTCGGTGAGGTAGAGGTAGCCGTCGTCATCGAGGTAGCCGATCTCCCCGACGATGAAGGATCCGTCGCCGAGGTGGCTGCGCCGGGTCTTCTCCGGGTCGCCGTGATACGACGGGCCGGGCCCGCTCAACGGGCGGGCGCAGACCAGTCCCTCGGCGCCGGGGCCCAGCGCCGCGCCCGATTCGTCGCGGATGGTCAGCTCGTAGCCGGGCAGGGCGCGGCCCACCGAGCCGGGGTGTTCCAGCCACTCGGCGGACCCGATCATGGTCAGCGTGCCGATCTCGGTGGAGCCGTAGGCCTCATTGAGGATCGGTCCGAACCAGTCGATCATGGCGCGTTTGACGGGCACGGGACAGGCGGCGCCGGTGTGCACGACGCTGCGCAGGCTGGACACGTCGTAGCGGCCGCGCAGCTCGGCGGGCAGCGCCAGCAGCCGGGAGAAGTGGGTGGGGACCATCATGGTGGCTTCGACGCGGTGGGTTTCGATGACCGCCAGGGTCTGCTCGGCGTCGAACTTGGGCAGCACCACCACCGGTGTGCCGGCCATCATCGATCGCACTCCCACCAGCGGCCCGGTGTGGTGCATCGGCGCGACCACGAGGTGCCGGCCCGCGGATCGCATGGGCGAGGCCGCGATGTTCGCGACCATCTCGGCGATGGATCGGCCGGCCGGGAACATCTGGTCCGGCAGTCGCACGCCCTTGGGGCGCCCGGTGGTTCCGGAGGTGTAGTACAGCGGTTTGGCCGGGGCGATCCGCGCCGACGGTTCGGACACGCTCGATTCGGCCAGCAGCTCCTCAAGGTTGTCTCCCCAGGCGAGCACCCGGGCGTCGGGGGCGGCCGCGCGCGCGGTGTCGGCGGCGCGCGCGCTGCACAGCACCGTCCGGGCGTTCGCGTCGGCCAGGATGTAGCCGACCTCGTCGGCGGTGAGGTGGTAGTTCACCGGCACCGCCGAGGCCCCGGCATAGGTGACGCCGAGGTGCGCGACCGCGGTGTGCGCGCTGTTCTCACCGAGCACCGCGATCCGCTCTCCGGCCGGGATATCCAGCGACAGCAGGAGATTCACCAGCCGGTTGAGCCGCTGATTGAGCTGACGCCAGCTCAGCTCGACGCCGCCGTCGCTGATCGCGATGGCGTCCGGGTCGGACTGCGCCCGGTCGGCGATTCCGTGGGCCACGGCTACCGGCGGGCCCCGGACACCGCGCGGGAGCGCGCCAGGGTCGCCGTCGCCGCGGCGACGATGTCGTCGCGGCCCGGCAGGAAGGCGTCCTCGAGCACCTTGGCGTACGGGATCGGGGTGTTGGGCCCGGCCACCCGCGCCACCGGGGCGCCCAGGTCGTCGAACAGGTTCTCACTGATCATCGCGGCCAGTTCCGCTCCGAAGCCGTTGCGCCGCACCGCTTCGTGCACGACGACGGCGTGCCGGGTGCGCGCCACCGACGCCAGCACGGTGTCCTCGTCCAGCGGCACCAGCGAGCGCAGGTCGATCACCTCGGCGTCGACGCCGTCGGCGGCGAGGGTTTCGGCGGCGGCCAGCGCCTCGTGCACCTGCCGGCCGTAGGAGATCAGCGTGATGTCCGATCCGGCGCGCACGGTGGCGGCCACGCCGAGCGGAACCACGTGATGCCCGACCGGAACCGGTTGCGGCGGTGCGAAGTACAGCAGGCTCTGCTCGACGACGATGACCGGGTCGGGGTCGAAGATGGCGGCGGTCAGCAGCCCCTTGGCGTCGGCGGGGTTGCTCGGGACGACGACCTTGAGGCCGGGGATGTGGGTGAGCCAGGCTTCCAGCATCTCCGAATGCTGGGCGCCGAACTGCATGCCGGCGCCGGCCGCGCAGCGGATGGTGATCGGGACCGAGGTCTGCCCGCCGGACATGTAGCGCAGTTTGGCGGCGTGGTTGGACACCTGATCCATGCAGACCGCCAGGAAGTCCATCAGCATGATCTCGGCGACGGGCTTCATGCCTCCGATCGCCGCGCCGATCGCGGCGCCGATGATGGCCTGTTCGCTGATCGGGGTGGCGCGGACCCGGTCGGTTCCGTACTTGCTGCTCAGGCCTGCGGAGACCTTGAACACTCCCCCGCTGGGGTCGGCGATGTCCTCGCCGAGCAGGATCACCGAGTCGTCGCGGCCCAGCGCGTCGTCCAGGGCGCTGCCGAGGGCCTGGAAGCCGAGCATCGGCGTGGTCTCGGTCATACCGGCACTCCTTCGTAGACGTCGGTGAGCCCTTCGCTGAGCTCCGGGTAGGGGCTGGCCTCGGCGAACGCGAAAGCGTCGGCGACAGCGGCCTTTTCGTCGGCTTCGATGTCGGCGGCCTGTTCCTCGGTGAGCACGTCGTCGGCGATCAGCGCGGCGCGCATCCGCAACACCGGGTCGGCGGCGCGTTCGCGCTCGAGTTCGCCGGGCTTCATGTATTCGTTGTTGTCCGACATCTGGTGGCCGAAGAAGCGGAAGGTCATCGCCTCGATGAGAGTGGGGCCTTCCCCACGGCGGGCCCGGTCGACGGCCTCGGCGGCCGCGCGGTACATGGCCACCGGGTCGTTGCCGTCCACCCGGACGCCGGGCATCCGGTAGGCCGCGGCCCGGTCGGCGATGGCGTCGACGCTGGTGCCGTCCTCGAAGGAGGTGTGTTCGGCGTAGCGATTGTTGTGGCAGCAGAAGATGACCGGCAGTTTCCACAGCGCGGCGAGGTTGCAGGCTTCGTGGAAGGCGCCGATATTGGTGGCGCCGTCGCCGAAGTTGACCACGGTGACCTGGTCGGTCTTCTGCAGCTGCGAGGACAGCGCCAGCCCGGTGGCGATCGGCAGGCCGCCGCCGACGATGCCGGATGTGACCATCAGCCCGGATTCCGGGTGGGTGATGTGCATCGGGCCACCCTTGCCCTTGCAGGTCCCGGTGGCCTTGCCGAAGAACTCGGCCCACAGCTCGCGCAGCGGCACTCCCTTGGCCAGCTGGTCGTGCAGGCCGCGGTAGGTGGTGACCACGTAATCGTCCGGGCGCAGCAGCGCGCCGATGGCGGCGGAGATGATCTCCTGCCCGCGTGGCGAGTAGTACTGCGCGCTGACCTGACCGGTGAGGATCAGGGACCGGAATTTCTCGTCGCACACCTTGATTCG harbors:
- a CDS encoding 2Fe-2S iron-sulfur cluster-binding protein; translation: MTVQPAGVSFSAQVGQTVMAAALAAGYRWPTICGGEGLCQVCHLEVLQSPEHLDPAEPDEEQLLRDLTGGPGGRGDHVRLACQAVVRADVTVFKRGVRKAKNVG
- a CDS encoding acyl-CoA dehydrogenase family protein; the protein is MAETDLPSHFFVPITLIAPAIAAWGTTEQQQRYLPGIAAGEDMWCQLFSEPGAGSDLAALATRATPDEGGGWRITGQKVWSSFATISRYGMLLARTDPDLPKNAGITCFLVDMSAPGVSIRPLRQLTGDEHFCEVFFEDLWLPEDSVLGPVNGGWKVALSTLNAERSGLSETSEASGVPLRPVLAAARACGAWRDPVTRDRIAGLIATERALALTNQRSAAEGSVTKLLLSEMSQRIAELGYELAGPAGAYWEGEQPGAAAHALLDSRRLTIAGGASEIQRNIIGERVLGLEREPDPQRGRPWRELRRG
- a CDS encoding acyl-CoA dehydrogenase family protein, with amino-acid sequence MMGAATAAAPMFTFTEEHRALREVLRDYFADDPSWAGLLSDVGADAILFDRADATPIDVAILAEEAGAALFGGPIVPALLASGCADALGVTERLAPARDGALGVAANVVGAEPVWNAEGGCLILLTGPGSVALLDSADDGVRITALNGLDPTRPLGRVRAGGASAIAALRGPAADSLLAGICPLVELAIAAELLGVAQRVLDGTVEYVRQRVQFGRTIGSFQAVKHRLADLYGAVELARSAVYGAAWGLTAAPADEQTAIDLAIAGALSRDTALTATRAAIQLHGGIAITWEHWAHRYLRRANAVVSLTGSAGGYRSRLADLVDRRDTHHG
- a CDS encoding AMP-binding protein produces the protein MAHGIADRAQSDPDAIAISDGGVELSWRQLNQRLNRLVNLLLSLDIPAGERIAVLGENSAHTAVAHLGVTYAGASAVPVNYHLTADEVGYILADANARTVLCSARAADTARAAAPDARVLAWGDNLEELLAESSVSEPSARIAPAKPLYYTSGTTGRPKGVRLPDQMFPAGRSIAEMVANIAASPMRSAGRHLVVAPMHHTGPLVGVRSMMAGTPVVVLPKFDAEQTLAVIETHRVEATMMVPTHFSRLLALPAELRGRYDVSSLRSVVHTGAACPVPVKRAMIDWFGPILNEAYGSTEIGTLTMIGSAEWLEHPGSVGRALPGYELTIRDESGAALGPGAEGLVCARPLSGPGPSYHGDPEKTRRSHLGDGSFIVGEIGYLDDDGYLYLTDRASDLVVSGGVNVYPAESEAVLRTHPGVADVAVIGVPHDDLGEQLCALVQPAADTQVSADELVAWTRDRLAHYKCPNIIEFTEGEIRTAMGKLDKRRLRREHLERAAARS
- a CDS encoding alpha-ketoacid dehydrogenase subunit beta, with product MTETTPMLGFQALGSALDDALGRDDSVILLGEDIADPSGGVFKVSAGLSSKYGTDRVRATPISEQAIIGAAIGAAIGGMKPVAEIMLMDFLAVCMDQVSNHAAKLRYMSGGQTSVPITIRCAAGAGMQFGAQHSEMLEAWLTHIPGLKVVVPSNPADAKGLLTAAIFDPDPVIVVEQSLLYFAPPQPVPVGHHVVPLGVAATVRAGSDITLISYGRQVHEALAAAETLAADGVDAEVIDLRSLVPLDEDTVLASVARTRHAVVVHEAVRRNGFGAELAAMISENLFDDLGAPVARVAGPNTPIPYAKVLEDAFLPGRDDIVAAATATLARSRAVSGARR
- a CDS encoding thiamine pyrophosphate-dependent dehydrogenase E1 component subunit alpha; protein product: MTAPSSRPTPDELTAIFRSATRIKVCDEKFRSLILTGQVSAQYYSPRGQEIISAAIGALLRPDDYVVTTYRGLHDQLAKGVPLRELWAEFFGKATGTCKGKGGPMHITHPESGLMVTSGIVGGGLPIATGLALSSQLQKTDQVTVVNFGDGATNIGAFHEACNLAALWKLPVIFCCHNNRYAEHTSFEDGTSVDAIADRAAAYRMPGVRVDGNDPVAMYRAAAEAVDRARRGEGPTLIEAMTFRFFGHQMSDNNEYMKPGELERERAADPVLRMRAALIADDVLTEEQAADIEADEKAAVADAFAFAEASPYPELSEGLTDVYEGVPV